A portion of the Lolium rigidum isolate FL_2022 chromosome 1, APGP_CSIRO_Lrig_0.1, whole genome shotgun sequence genome contains these proteins:
- the LOC124676832 gene encoding toMV susceptible protein tm-1(GCR26)-like, with the protein MEVLCIGTADTKLEELLFLAARLRSGLAASDSAPEVQVSIVDVSTTKTAPTQDSKDIPVIARETVLSCYPDANQQDLPDDRGEAIVLMSKALQSFLKNRYEGGTLVGAVGLGGSGGTALIAPALRSLPLGVPKLIVSTVASGNTAPYVGTSDLVLFPSVVDICGINSVSRVILSNAASAAAGMVHGVLMASGESDETDTKLTVGITMFGVTTPCANAVKDRLNKEGYETLVFHATGVGGKAMEELVRSGFIQGVLDITTTEVADHIVGGIMACDETRFDAAIDKNIPLVLSVGALDMVNFGAHDTIPSAFAERKIHVHNEQISLMRTTVEENKKCAQFIADKLNKSFSRVTVCLPQKGVSAIDAPGMPFYDPEATSALLDELNTRITKTENRQVKLLPYHINDPEFADALVDAFLRMDIKASGDITRKNNMVVPKQDANKKESCAGERILDSSIIWRPPVDYPDARPETLQKTKSILHRLKQQIGDGIPVIGAGAGTGISAKFEEAGGVDLIVLYNSGRFRMAGRGSLAGLLPFADANAIVLEMANEVLPVVKEVPVLAGVCATDPFRRMDYFLKQLEAIGFCGVQNFPTVGLYDGNFRQNLEETGMGYSMEVEMISRAHNMGFLTTPYAFNPAEGAAMAKAGAHIIVAHMGLTTAGSIGAKTAATLDDSVVRVQAIADAALGVNPAIIVLCHGGPISGPREAEFVLKNTSRVHGFYGASSMERLPVERAITNTMREYKLISLK; encoded by the exons ATGGAGGTGCTCTGCATCGGCACGGCCGACACCAAGCTCGAGGAGCTGCTCTTCCTCGCCGCTCGCCTCCGCTCCGGCCTcgccgcctccgactccgccccagAG GTTCAAGTAAGTATAGTGGATGTCTCCACGACTAAAACAGCACCAACACAAGATTCTAAAGACATTCCAGTTATTGCGAGAGAGACAGTTCTCTCATGTTATCCAGATGCCAACCAACAAGATCTTCCGGATGACAGAGGTGAAGCGATAGTGCTCATGTCAAAAGCTCTTCAGAGCTTTCTGAAAAACAGATATGAGGGTGGTACCCTGGTTGGTGCTGTTGGCTTAGGAGGAAGTGGAGGAACCGCGCTAATTGCTCCTGCTCTAAGATCCCTGCCGCTCGGAGTACCTAAGCTTATTGTATCCACTGTTGCGAGTGGCAATACTGCACCCTATGTTGGCACATCTGACTTGGTATTGTTTCCTTCAGTTGTTGACATATGTGGAATAAACAGTGTCAGCCGTGTTATACTGTCTAATGCTGCTTCAGCTGCTGCTGGAATGGTACATGGGGTATTAATGGCTTCCGGCGAATCAGATGAAACAGACACAAAGCTGACTGTTGGGATTACGATGTTTGGCGTTACCACACCATGTGCAAATGCTGTCAAAGATAGACTGAACAAAGAAGGGTACGAGacgcttgtgttccatgccactggTGTCGGAGGCAAAGCAATGGAAGAACTAGTTAGAAGTGGATTCATACAG GGCGTATTGGACATAACAACAACAGAAGTTGCGGACCACATTGTTGGCGGTATCATGGCATGTGATGAGACCAGGTTTGATGCAGCTATAGATAAAAATATCCCTCTTGTTCTCAGTGTTGGGGCCTTGGATATGGTTAACTTTGGAGCTCATGATACAATACCTTCTGCTTTCGCAGAAAGAAAGATCCATGTACATAATGAACAG ATTTCGCTGATGCGGACTACCGTGGAAGAGAATAAGAAATGTGCTCAGTTTATTGCTGACAAGCTGAACAAATCTTTCTCCAGAGTTACTGTTTGCCTGCCACAGAAGGGTGTCTCTGCAATAGATGCACCTGGAATGCCATTTTATGATCCCGAGGCTACATCTGCACTCTTGGATGAGTTAAATACTCGTATTACCAAAACTGAGAATAGACAG GTGAAGCTGCTTCCTTATCACATAAACGATCCTGAATTTGCCGATGCCTTGGTGGATGCATTCTTGAGAATGGATATAAAGGCCTCTGGTGACATAACTCGGAAAAACAACATGGTCGTGCCTAAGCAAGATGCAAATAAAAAAGAATCTTGTGCAGGAGAGAGGATTTTAGATAGTTCTATCATATGGAGACCTCCTGTGGATTATCCTGATGCAAGACCAG AAACTTTGCAAAAGACAAAGTCAATACTACATAGATTAAagcaacaaatcggtgacggtaTTCCTGTTATTGGAGCTGGTGCTGGAACAGGCATATCTGCAAAGTTTGAAGAAGCTGGTGGGGTTGATCTGATTGTGCTGTACAATTCTGGGCGGTTTCGAATGGCTGGAAGGGGCTCATTAGCAGGGCTCCTACCATTTGCCGATGCAAATGCCATTGTACTTGAGATGGCCAATGAAGTGTTGCCT GTCGTTAAAGAAGTGCCTGTTCTTGCTGGGGTTTGCGCTACTGATCCATTCCGAAGAATGGATTACTTCCTCAAACAGCTAGAAGCCATTGGATTTTGTGGTGTCCAAAACTTCCCTACGGTTGGTCTGTATGATGGGAATTTCCGACAGAACTTGGAAGAAACTGGAATGGGGTACAG CATGGAAGTGGAGATGATCTCAAGAGCTCACAACATGGGTTTCCTGACGACTCCGTACGCTTTCAATCCAGCAGAAGGCGCTGCCATGGCCAAGGCTGGAGCTCATATCATAGTGGCGCACATGGGTCTCACAACAGCCGGGTCGATCGGCGCAAAGACAGCTGCGACTTTAGATGACAGTGTTGTTCGGGTTCAAGCCATCGCCGATGCTGCACTGGGTGTTAATCCTGCCATCATCGTTCTCTGCCATGGAG GTCCCATATCAGGGCCACGGGAGGCGGAATTTGTCCTGAAGAACACTAGTAGGGTCCACGGATTCTATGGTGCTTCAAGCATGGAGAGATTGCCGGTCGAGCGGGCCATCACAAACACTATGAGGGAGTACAAACTCATTTCACTAAAATGA